One genomic segment of Hordeum vulgare subsp. vulgare chromosome 2H, MorexV3_pseudomolecules_assembly, whole genome shotgun sequence includes these proteins:
- the LOC123424788 gene encoding nucleolar protein 58, with protein sequence MAAGGDLTDEERKALRGSKFAPLPAPPPSSRPNPRTAHPGGPLTTNKAAALAKFLERKLQQPDGLDSLNPDLVNLAVKNAKETIKASKGEASTSGRVVRHVPSFDDSSEVSNQDDGEQRKEKKKKKKKRRKTKAAKDSKLHNTSKKKKKLSL encoded by the exons ATGGCGGCGGGCGGCGACCTGACCGACGAGGAGCGCAAGGCGCTTCGGGGGAGCAAGTTCGCGCCCCTCCCGGCGCCCCCGCCGTCCTCCCGCCCCAACCCGAG GACGGCCCATCCTGGAGGACCACTAACTACAAACAAGGCTGCTGCTTTAGCGAAATTCCTGGAGAGGAAACTTCAGCAACCTGATGGGTTGGACTCTCTGAATCCTGATCTTGTAAATTTGGCTGTGAAAAATGCAAAGGAAACCATAAAGGCAAGCAAGG GTGAGGCCTCCACTTCTGGGAGAGTAGTACGGCATGTACCATCATTTGATGATTCCTCCGAGGTTTCTAATCAAGATGACGGGGAGCagagaaaggaaaagaagaaaaagaaaaagaaaaggaggaaAACAAAG GCCGCTAAAGATTCTAAGCTCCACAATAcatcaaagaagaaaaagaagttaTCGCTATGA